A region from the Ursus arctos isolate Adak ecotype North America unplaced genomic scaffold, UrsArc2.0 scaffold_6, whole genome shotgun sequence genome encodes:
- the DPY19L4 gene encoding probable C-mannosyltransferase DPY19L4 isoform X10: MAEEEGPTVELRQRKKLKTSENKESVKEEKISDTPVPERAPKHVLFQRFAKIFIGCLAAVTSGMMYALYLSAYHERKFWFSNRQELEREITFQGDSAIYYSYYKDMLKAPSFERGVYELTHNNKTVSLKTINAVQQMSLYPELIASVLYQATGSNEIIEPVYFYIGIVFGLQGIYVTALFVTSWLMSGTWLAGMLTVAWFIINRVDTTRIEYSIPLRENWALPYFACQIAALTGYLKSNLNTYGERFCYLLMSASTYTFMMMWEYSHYLLFLQAISLFLLDSFSLQQSDKVHEVYKIYIFSLFLGYLLQFENSALLVSPLLSLVVALMLAKCLQLNVKKGTFIAKIMKVINFYLVCTLTVTLNIIMKMFVPHKENGHMLKFLEVKFGLNMTKNFTMNWLLCQESLQAPSQDFFLRLTQSSLLPFYILVLIICFLSMMQVIFRRINGKSLKETITLEDGRIGGRPEIIYHVIHTILLGSLAMVIEGLKYLWTPYVCMLAAFGVCSPELWMTLFKWLRLRTVHPVLLALILSMAVPTIIGLSLWKELTSYSMVEKLRGFPLRSETRQGCPLSPLLFNIVLEVGSPSHSSQTRERNKKHPNW; the protein is encoded by the exons ATGTATTATTTCAGCGCTTTGCAAAGATTTTCATTGGCTGTCTTGCAGCAGTTACTAGTGGTATGATGTATGCTCTCTATTTATCAGCATACCATGAACGGAAATTCTGGTTTTCCAACAGGCAG gagcTCGAACGAGAAATCACATTTCAAGGTGACAGTGCCATTTATTACTCTTATTATAAAGATATGTTAAAAGCGCCCTCATTTGAAAGAG GTGTTTATGAATTGACACACAATAACAAAACTGTATCTCTGAAGACTATAAATGCAGTGCAGCAAATGTCTCTATATCCAGAACTTATCGCCAGTGTTTTATATCAAGCAACTGGTAGcaat gaGATTATTGAGCCAGTATATTTCTATATTGGCATTGTTTTTGGATTGCAAGGAATATATGTTACTGCTTTATTTGTTACAAGTTGGCTTATGAGTGGAACATGGCTAGCAGGAATGCTTACTGTTGCATGGTTCATTATTAACAg GGTAGATACAACAAGAATTGAATACTCCATTCCTTTAAGAGAAAACTGGGCACTACCATATTTCGCATGCCAAATTGCTGCACTTACAGGCTatttaaaaagcaacttaaaTACTTATGGAGAG AGGTTTTGCTACTTGTTGATGAGTGCTTCAACTTACACATTTATGATGATGTGGGAGTACAGCCACTATCTCTTATTTCTTCAAGCAATATCTCTGTTCTTGCTAGATAGTTTTTCACTGCAGCAAAGTGACAag GTTCATGAAGTttataaaatctatatattttctctctttctgggatATTTACTGCAGTTTGAGAATTCAGCTTTATTGGTGTCTCCTTTATTAAGTTTAGTAGTAGCCTTAATGCTTGCTAAGTGCCTTCAG TTGAATGTGAAGAAAGGAACTTTTATAGCTAAAATAATGAAAGTGATTAATTTTTACTTGGTGTGTACTCTGACAGTGACACTGAATATTATAATGAAG ATGTTTGTCCCACACAAAGAAAATGGGCACATGCTGAAATTCCTTGAAGTAAAATTTGGACTAAATATGACTAA gaATTTTACAATGAATTGGCTCCTATGTCAAGAATCCCTGCAGGCACcatctcaagatttttttttgcgATTGACACAGTCTTCTTTATTACCTTTCTATATTTTAGtgttaattatttgttttctttctatgaTGCAAGTTATTTTTAGGAGAATTAA TGGCAAGTCCTTGAAAGAAACTATTACTCTTGAAGATGGACGAATTGGAGGAAGGCCGGAAATAATTTATCATGTGATTCACACTATTTTATTGGGCTCTCTTGCAATGGTTATAGAAGG TTTGAAATACCTCTGGACTCCGTATGTATGCATGTTAGCAGCATTTGGTGTATGTTCTCCTGAACTTTGGATGACACTTTTCAAGTGGCTTCGATTACGAACCGTACACCCGGTATTACTG GCTCTTATTCTGAGTATGGCTGTTCCCACTATAATAGGTCTCAGCTTATGGAAAGAG ctaacatcatactcaatggtggaaaaactgagaggttttcctctaagatcagaaacaagacaaggatgtccactctctccacttttattcaacatagtcctggaagttGGAAGCCCTAGCCATAGCAGTCAGAccagagaaaggaataaaaagcatccaaattggtaa